A single Tenacibaculum sp. Bg11-29 DNA region contains:
- the arsM gene encoding arsenosugar biosynthesis arsenite methyltransferase ArsM, which produces MSYLETTHNVYKEAALTPDVGLCCTTNPIWELPGLKIPKIMQEMNYGCGSTVHARDLTNNPKMLYVGVGGGMELLQFAYFNRNKSGVIGLDVVDEMLEASRKNFKVAEEQNDWFKSDFVDLRKGDAMALPVEDNSIDVAAQNCLFNIFKSDDLKKAIAEMYRVLKPHGKLVMSDPTCEQPMNDELRNDERLRALCLSGSLSIADYVKALTDAGFGTIEIRARKPYRILDPKNYPTDELIYIESIEVAAIKDPMPADGPCIFTGKAAIYYGDEDYFDDGEGHTLLKNQPLAICDKTAAALKALGRDDIFFSESTYHYDGGGCC; this is translated from the coding sequence ATGAGTTATTTAGAAACTACACATAACGTATACAAAGAAGCAGCTTTAACACCAGATGTTGGCTTATGTTGTACCACGAATCCTATTTGGGAATTACCAGGTTTAAAAATTCCGAAAATCATGCAAGAAATGAACTACGGTTGTGGTTCTACAGTACATGCACGTGATTTAACCAACAATCCTAAAATGTTATACGTAGGTGTTGGTGGTGGAATGGAATTATTACAATTCGCTTATTTCAACAGAAATAAAAGTGGTGTAATAGGTTTAGATGTAGTTGATGAAATGCTAGAAGCATCTCGCAAAAACTTTAAAGTTGCTGAAGAACAAAATGATTGGTTTAAAAGCGATTTTGTTGATTTACGTAAAGGTGATGCAATGGCGTTGCCTGTTGAAGACAACTCGATTGATGTAGCCGCTCAAAACTGTTTATTTAATATTTTTAAATCTGATGATTTAAAGAAAGCAATTGCTGAGATGTATCGCGTCTTAAAACCTCACGGTAAATTAGTAATGAGCGATCCTACTTGTGAACAACCAATGAATGATGAATTACGTAACGACGAACGTTTACGTGCTTTGTGTTTAAGCGGAAGTTTATCGATTGCTGATTATGTAAAAGCTTTGACTGATGCTGGTTTCGGAACTATAGAAATTAGAGCTAGAAAGCCTTACAGGATTTTAGACCCTAAGAATTACCCTACTGATGAATTGATTTACATAGAATCAATTGAAGTTGCAGCAATTAAAGATCCTATGCCGGCAGATGGTCCTTGTATATTTACAGGTAAAGCTGCTATTTATTATGGTGATGAAGATTATTTTGATGATGGTGAAGGGCATACTTTGTTAAAAAATCAGCCTTTGGCTATTTGTGATAAAACTGCGGCTGCTTTAAAAGCGCTTGGTAGAGATGATATTTTCTTTTCTGAATCTACCTATCATTATGATGGTGGTGGATGTTGCTAA
- a CDS encoding DoxX family membrane protein has protein sequence MQKNQQVAVLIMRLLLGFVFFFQGFGKVFKFGLENVYKNFFLSSYSDLLPDFLLLITAYYTSLIELIAGLLLIIGLKTNYALYALASVLVIVTIGHGLKEPIWDLSHVMYRTALLIPLLLLPRNLDIYSIDNLIRRKLKK, from the coding sequence GTGCAAAAAAATCAACAAGTAGCTGTATTAATAATGCGATTATTATTAGGGTTTGTATTCTTTTTTCAAGGATTTGGAAAAGTATTTAAATTCGGGTTAGAGAACGTATATAAAAACTTTTTTCTAAGTAGTTATTCAGATTTATTACCCGATTTTCTATTATTAATCACAGCATATTATACTTCGTTAATTGAACTAATTGCAGGTTTATTATTAATTATTGGTTTAAAAACAAATTACGCATTATATGCTTTAGCTTCCGTTTTAGTTATTGTTACTATAGGGCACGGACTAAAAGAACCTATCTGGGATTTATCGCATGTAATGTACAGAACAGCTCTTTTAATACCATTACTATTATTACCAAGAAATTTAGACATTTATTCTATTGATAATCTAATCCGTAGAAAATTAAAAAAGTAA
- a CDS encoding NAD(P)/FAD-dependent oxidoreductase: protein MKNKKTCWSVCEECKGEGKKKLKASKKARLRYKIALEKYEASDKGEEAPTPPKPKGGISPCSICLGSGLIPTDNNPIADTENYPHIAIIGGGIGGVALAVACLHRKIPFTLYERDSNFNTRSQGYGLTLQQASKAIQGFGITSLKEGLVSTKHVVHKTNGEIIGEWGAKKWLATDIKKSTKRTNVHISRQSLRLELLEQLNDSNAVHWNHQLIDFKESENDGVQLNFNVNGAIKNVKADLVVGADGIRSTMRKILISEKKTPLRYLGCIVILGICPLKDLEDLNSPLLDSSTVFQTANGIERIYMMPYDKDTIMWQLSFPMPENDAIKLSKEGRQALKEEACRRTQWHHPIPQILAATHESKISGYPVYDRELLTPDLLEKRKQITLIGDAAHPMSPFKGQGANQALLDALSLAREIFEKCGPLSKWKEVGIRKSVLTAFELEMLTRSASKVKGSAAAADFLHSEIVLQKGNKTRGSFLKEKKA, encoded by the coding sequence ATGAAAAATAAAAAGACTTGTTGGTCCGTTTGTGAAGAGTGTAAAGGAGAGGGTAAAAAAAAGCTAAAAGCTAGTAAAAAAGCCAGACTACGTTACAAAATAGCCTTAGAAAAATACGAAGCATCAGATAAAGGAGAAGAAGCTCCTACTCCACCGAAACCTAAAGGAGGAATATCTCCCTGTAGTATTTGTTTAGGATCGGGGTTAATTCCTACAGATAATAATCCTATTGCTGATACCGAAAATTATCCGCATATTGCTATTATTGGTGGAGGAATAGGTGGCGTTGCTTTAGCTGTAGCTTGTTTACATCGTAAAATACCCTTTACGCTTTATGAGCGAGATAGTAATTTTAATACAAGGTCTCAAGGTTACGGGTTAACACTTCAGCAAGCAAGTAAAGCTATTCAGGGTTTTGGTATTACTTCATTAAAAGAAGGGCTTGTTTCAACAAAACATGTTGTGCACAAAACAAATGGAGAAATTATTGGCGAATGGGGCGCTAAAAAATGGTTAGCAACCGACATAAAAAAGAGCACAAAACGCACAAACGTACATATATCACGACAATCTTTACGTTTAGAGCTACTTGAGCAACTTAATGATTCTAATGCAGTGCATTGGAATCACCAATTAATAGATTTTAAAGAATCTGAAAACGATGGTGTTCAACTTAATTTTAACGTAAATGGTGCAATAAAAAATGTAAAAGCAGATCTTGTAGTAGGAGCTGATGGTATTCGCAGCACCATGCGAAAAATATTAATTAGCGAAAAGAAAACGCCATTACGCTACTTAGGCTGTATTGTAATATTAGGTATTTGTCCTTTAAAAGATTTAGAAGACCTTAATAGTCCGCTATTAGATTCGTCTACCGTATTTCAAACAGCAAATGGTATTGAACGAATTTACATGATGCCTTATGATAAGGATACCATAATGTGGCAACTTAGTTTTCCCATGCCCGAAAACGACGCTATAAAATTAAGTAAAGAAGGTAGACAGGCGCTTAAAGAAGAAGCATGCCGTAGAACGCAATGGCACCATCCAATTCCTCAGATTTTAGCAGCAACTCACGAATCCAAAATTTCGGGCTACCCAGTTTACGATAGAGAATTACTTACCCCTGATTTATTAGAAAAAAGAAAACAAATAACACTTATTGGAGATGCAGCACACCCTATGAGTCCGTTTAAAGGTCAGGGAGCAAATCAGGCACTACTAGATGCGTTATCGTTAGCGCGAGAAATATTTGAAAAATGTGGACCTTTGTCTAAATGGAAAGAGGTTGGAATACGAAAAAGTGTATTAACAGCGTTTGAACTTGAAATGTTAACACGTAGTGCTTCTAAAGTAAAAGGCTCTGCTGCTGCTGCGGACTTCTTACATTCAGAAATTGTGCTTCAAAAAGGGAATAAAACAAGAGGAAGCTTTTTAAAAGAAAAAAAGGCGTAA
- a CDS encoding erythromycin esterase family protein yields MFNSNLFSFEGEELDDSDPHLVFRKDKNYQINFDSSEFMNGNRSICIKGLSQTTTHAKISIYIPIKIKRKSKIELSAWVKTDSIRGKNSGTILQLLGYGNNRNAIPTVFKFSGDILKGSRDWTKMSLSTILKEDEHLIALNILMQGKGKAWFDNFELKINGEKINDILFFKDTEGENQIREILKKYIFPINIKNSIQISDFIYTQKNNVRVIGLGEATHGTKEIYEYKAEIIKSLIKNNGVRKIALEARYANAESLNTYVLTGKGNLKKAISETGFWLYNTVEFKNLLIWLKKYNKKTKDKISIIGIDSQPHGISLKRLTKKLKDEASYSKLLRKLNSDSTKIPQKITISNALFQKLLKSNQNKNVLMNARELSQSYFLEKYIGNLKYNRFRDSLMAVNIEHLEKKSPSNEKIIYWAHDNHIQKKSGWAGDFLNKKLKDSYVNIGFLLGEGKYNAVNLENRKLNTDNYLTSVNCNSLENLISTYNGRDLLFNYNSASKDLYLMNNLFNKYLVKRSIGAGASTYQFNLLSNNEENSFDLLVYIENSSPSQFLK; encoded by the coding sequence ATGTTCAATTCTAACTTGTTTAGTTTTGAAGGCGAAGAATTAGACGATTCAGACCCTCATTTAGTGTTCCGGAAAGATAAAAACTATCAAATAAACTTCGATTCATCAGAGTTTATGAACGGTAATAGAAGTATTTGTATAAAAGGTTTAAGTCAAACTACTACTCACGCAAAAATATCTATATACATACCTATTAAAATTAAAAGAAAATCAAAAATAGAATTGTCTGCTTGGGTAAAAACAGATTCAATACGTGGCAAAAACTCTGGAACCATATTACAATTATTAGGGTACGGAAATAATAGAAACGCAATTCCTACCGTATTTAAATTTAGTGGTGATATTCTGAAAGGAAGTAGAGATTGGACTAAAATGTCACTTTCAACTATTTTAAAAGAAGATGAACATTTGATTGCTTTAAATATATTGATGCAAGGAAAAGGAAAGGCTTGGTTTGATAATTTTGAATTAAAAATAAATGGAGAAAAGATAAATGACATTCTATTTTTTAAAGATACCGAAGGAGAAAATCAAATTAGGGAAATTTTAAAAAAGTATATATTTCCTATAAATATTAAAAATTCAATACAGATTTCTGATTTTATCTATACTCAAAAAAACAACGTTAGGGTAATAGGTTTAGGGGAAGCTACCCATGGAACAAAAGAAATTTATGAATATAAGGCAGAAATAATTAAATCATTAATAAAAAATAATGGAGTAAGGAAAATTGCTTTAGAGGCTCGTTATGCAAACGCTGAAAGCTTAAATACTTATGTGCTAACAGGAAAAGGAAATTTAAAAAAAGCAATCTCAGAAACAGGTTTTTGGCTATATAATACTGTTGAGTTTAAAAACTTACTAATATGGTTAAAAAAATATAATAAGAAGACAAAGGATAAAATTTCAATTATTGGAATCGATTCACAACCACATGGAATTTCATTAAAAAGGCTAACTAAAAAATTGAAAGACGAAGCTTCTTATTCAAAGCTATTACGCAAATTAAATAGTGATTCTACAAAAATTCCTCAGAAAATTACTATTTCTAATGCTTTATTTCAAAAACTGTTGAAATCTAATCAAAACAAAAATGTTTTAATGAATGCAAGAGAATTGTCTCAATCGTATTTTTTAGAGAAATATATAGGTAATTTAAAATATAATAGGTTTCGTGACAGTTTAATGGCGGTAAATATTGAGCATCTAGAGAAGAAATCACCTTCAAATGAAAAAATTATTTATTGGGCTCATGATAATCACATCCAAAAAAAGTCAGGTTGGGCTGGTGATTTTTTAAATAAGAAGTTAAAAGATAGTTATGTTAACATCGGTTTTCTTTTAGGAGAAGGAAAATATAATGCAGTTAATCTTGAAAATAGAAAACTCAATACCGATAATTATTTAACATCAGTTAATTGTAATTCATTAGAGAATTTAATTAGCACATATAATGGCCGTGATCTTTTGTTTAATTATAATTCCGCATCAAAGGATCTTTATTTAATGAATAATTTATTTAATAAGTATTTAGTAAAGAGATCGATTGGGGCAGGTGCTTCGACCTATCAATTTAATCTTTTAAGTAATAATGAAGAAAATTCATTTGACCTTCTAGTTTATATTGAGAATTCAAGTCCATCACAATTCCTTAAATAA
- the radA gene encoding DNA repair protein RadA, with translation MAKTKTTFFCQNCGAQHAQWSGQCNTCKEWNTIVEEVIQKEEKRTWKTPENVKKRVSKPLKVQDILLNPEERVETKNNELDTVLGGGIVKGAVVLLGGEPGIGKSTLLLQIALNIPQKVLYVSGEESQSQIKMRAERLEASNSNCLILTETNTQQIFKHIEEVQPDVLVIDSIQTLHTNSIEASPGSVSQIRETSAELIKFAKETGTPVLLIGHINKDGHIAGPKILEHMVDVVLQFEGDRNHAYRILRSQKNRFGSTAELGIYEMLSSGLREVSNPSEILISKKDADLSGTAIASTLEGVRPLMIEIQALVSTAVYGTPQRSTTGYNLKRLHMILAVLEKRAGFKLGAKDVFLNVTGGIHVDDPAIDLAVVAAILSSNQDMAINPNVCFAAEVGLAGEIRPVSKIDQRILEAEKLGYKTLVASKYNKISSKNHTIKLLLVGKIEEAFATLFA, from the coding sequence ATGGCTAAAACCAAGACTACTTTTTTCTGTCAAAACTGCGGGGCACAACATGCACAATGGAGTGGGCAATGTAATACATGTAAAGAATGGAATACTATTGTTGAAGAAGTAATTCAGAAAGAAGAAAAAAGAACTTGGAAAACTCCAGAAAATGTTAAAAAAAGAGTTTCAAAACCTTTAAAAGTACAGGATATTCTATTAAACCCTGAAGAACGTGTTGAAACAAAAAATAACGAATTAGATACCGTCTTAGGAGGTGGTATTGTAAAAGGAGCTGTCGTTTTATTAGGAGGAGAGCCAGGAATAGGTAAATCAACATTATTACTACAAATTGCTTTAAATATTCCCCAAAAAGTACTGTATGTTTCAGGGGAAGAAAGTCAGTCGCAAATTAAAATGCGTGCCGAACGCTTAGAGGCAAGTAATTCGAATTGTTTGATTCTTACCGAAACAAATACGCAGCAAATTTTTAAACATATAGAAGAAGTTCAGCCAGATGTTTTGGTCATTGACTCTATTCAAACATTACATACAAATTCTATTGAAGCATCTCCAGGGAGTGTTTCTCAAATACGTGAAACTTCAGCTGAATTAATAAAATTTGCGAAAGAAACAGGAACTCCCGTTTTATTAATCGGGCATATTAATAAAGATGGACATATTGCAGGGCCAAAGATTTTAGAACACATGGTTGATGTGGTTTTACAATTTGAAGGAGACAGAAACCATGCTTATAGAATTTTACGTTCGCAGAAAAACAGATTTGGATCTACTGCTGAATTAGGAATTTACGAAATGCTATCAAGTGGTTTACGAGAAGTATCGAATCCGTCAGAAATATTAATTTCTAAAAAAGATGCAGATTTAAGCGGAACCGCAATTGCATCAACTTTAGAAGGCGTTCGTCCGTTAATGATAGAAATTCAAGCGTTGGTAAGTACCGCTGTGTATGGTACTCCACAACGATCTACGACTGGGTATAACCTAAAAAGGTTACACATGATTTTGGCAGTTTTAGAAAAAAGAGCAGGTTTTAAATTAGGAGCAAAAGATGTGTTTTTAAATGTTACGGGTGGAATTCATGTTGATGACCCAGCGATTGACCTGGCTGTTGTTGCTGCAATTTTATCATCAAATCAAGATATGGCAATAAACCCAAATGTTTGTTTTGCTGCCGAAGTTGGTTTGGCTGGTGAAATACGACCAGTTTCTAAAATAGATCAACGTATTCTAGAGGCTGAAAAATTAGGGTATAAAACCTTGGTGGCTTCAAAGTATAATAAGATATCTTCGAAAAATCACACTATTAAATTACTTTTAGTTGGTAAAATTGAAGAAGCTTTTGCTACGCTATTTGCCTAG
- a CDS encoding lysylphosphatidylglycerol synthase transmembrane domain-containing protein, producing MDLKKVLKIILPLALGGFLVWYSLSIIPLEELIGYFKEANYWWIALGLFFGVLSHLSRAYRWKYLLEPMGYEPKFVNSVLAVLVGYFVNLAIPRAGEVSRATVMTNYEEIPFEKGFGTIVAERIADLVMMLSIITVTLFVQFDFIYELLVQKVNPIKIGVILIVLVLGFVFFTLYVKKAKSGFGLKIKNFILSLSEGVTSIFKMKHKWSFIFHTVFIWAMYIAMFWATVPSIEGLSIPFGGILVGFIAGGFAIAATNGGLGAYPAAVGAALTLFSVDEKIAVAFGSVMWASQTVMIVVFGGLAFLLLPIYNKNKN from the coding sequence GTGGATTTAAAAAAAGTTTTAAAAATTATATTACCTCTCGCTTTGGGAGGTTTTTTAGTTTGGTATTCATTATCTATAATTCCTTTAGAGGAATTAATTGGGTATTTTAAAGAGGCGAATTATTGGTGGATAGCTTTAGGGTTGTTTTTTGGTGTTTTAAGTCATTTATCTCGTGCTTATCGTTGGAAATATTTATTAGAACCAATGGGTTATGAACCTAAGTTCGTTAACTCCGTATTAGCTGTTTTAGTTGGCTATTTTGTAAATCTAGCAATTCCTAGAGCAGGGGAGGTTTCAAGAGCAACAGTAATGACAAACTATGAGGAAATTCCTTTTGAAAAAGGATTTGGAACTATTGTCGCAGAGCGCATAGCGGATTTAGTTATGATGCTTTCTATTATAACTGTTACCCTTTTTGTTCAGTTTGATTTTATTTATGAATTATTAGTTCAAAAAGTAAACCCAATAAAAATCGGAGTAATTCTAATAGTTCTTGTATTAGGTTTTGTTTTTTTTACATTATACGTAAAGAAGGCAAAATCAGGTTTTGGTTTGAAAATTAAAAATTTCATTTTAAGCTTATCAGAAGGAGTGACTAGTATTTTCAAAATGAAACACAAATGGTCATTTATATTTCATACTGTTTTTATTTGGGCAATGTATATAGCTATGTTTTGGGCTACTGTCCCTTCTATTGAAGGATTATCGATTCCTTTTGGTGGGATTTTAGTCGGTTTTATAGCAGGAGGTTTTGCCATTGCAGCAACTAATGGAGGTTTAGGAGCTTATCCTGCAGCTGTAGGAGCCGCATTAACTCTTTTTTCTGTTGACGAAAAAATAGCAGTTGCCTTTGGAAGTGTCATGTGGGCTTCACAAACCGTTATGATTGTTGTTTTTGGTGGATTAGCATTTTTGCTATTGCCGATTTACAACAAAAACAAAAACTAG
- a CDS encoding transglycosylase domain-containing protein yields the protein MDTFKKTNHQFKGKRVLIRLFKYIVSLILFACFLVLTLFSLIYFNVFGNLPNKEKLSAVFNEEASLIYSSDTIIIGKIFVENRTNIKLKQIPSYLKQALIATEDKRFYDHNGYDGQSYARVFFKSILMRDASGGGGSTITQQLIKNLYGRQYHGFLSMPINKIKELIIASKMERLYTKDEILQLYFNSVPFGENIFGIESAANRYFNKSVNKLKTEESAVLVGILKANTYYNPRLNPENAKKRRNTVLQLMNNESYLSNKVTDSLQKLPIILNYKNLDMNASAGYFTHQVKKKAIEIIKIINNATNSSYSLENDGLKIYTTLNYDIQKIAEKSAKNQLIIKQKQLNNELASNSLKRKWLKKQLQKSPLSKKDKQNRAFNLFDHDSTKTITGTTIDSLWHYTKMLNASVLVTNPKNGAVISWVGGNNFNTLPFDMVLSHRQIASAFKPFLYVTALENGISPCKYLENEEKTYEEFGDWKPQNADHKSTPDNKVALWYALIKSMNIPSVNLYFKLEKELLANSCEKLKFPKTLDNTPSVALGTLDLSLLEATRAYGSFANNGEMNDLYMIRKITDKKGTIIYESKEQEAERVFKEETTKTLTAILQQAVEQGTGAKIRSVYNIKSQLASKTGTAQNYTDAWFLAYTPNIVLGTWVGTSKNSVHFSSGKGAGSSLALPIVANILKEIEKDAELRKKYLTSFDISEEIYSSIKCTPYREKGIKGFFKRLFKKKKKKN from the coding sequence ATGGATACATTTAAAAAAACGAACCATCAGTTTAAAGGTAAGAGAGTTTTAATTCGGCTGTTTAAATATATAGTAAGCCTTATTCTTTTTGCTTGCTTCTTAGTACTCACTTTATTTTCGTTAATCTATTTTAATGTGTTTGGTAATTTACCTAATAAAGAAAAATTATCGGCTGTATTTAACGAAGAGGCTTCTTTAATTTATTCTTCTGACACTATTATTATTGGAAAAATATTTGTTGAAAATCGAACGAATATTAAACTCAAACAAATTCCTAGCTACCTAAAACAGGCCTTAATTGCTACAGAAGACAAGCGTTTTTATGATCATAATGGTTACGATGGACAAAGTTATGCGCGCGTTTTCTTTAAAAGTATTCTAATGAGAGATGCTTCTGGTGGTGGCGGAAGTACCATTACCCAACAATTAATTAAAAATCTTTACGGAAGACAGTATCATGGTTTTTTAAGCATGCCAATTAATAAGATTAAAGAACTTATTATTGCTAGTAAAATGGAGCGCTTATACACAAAAGATGAAATACTACAATTGTATTTTAACTCAGTTCCTTTTGGAGAAAATATTTTTGGAATAGAATCTGCTGCCAATCGTTATTTTAATAAATCTGTTAATAAATTAAAGACTGAAGAGTCTGCTGTTCTTGTTGGGATACTAAAAGCGAACACTTATTACAACCCTCGGTTGAATCCTGAAAATGCTAAAAAACGTCGTAATACGGTCTTGCAATTAATGAATAACGAATCGTATTTAAGTAATAAGGTTACTGATAGTTTGCAAAAACTACCAATTATACTCAATTACAAAAATCTTGATATGAATGCATCCGCAGGTTATTTTACACATCAAGTAAAGAAAAAGGCTATAGAAATCATAAAAATTATTAATAACGCAACCAACAGTTCGTATAGTTTAGAAAACGATGGTTTAAAAATATACACGACACTAAATTACGATATTCAAAAAATCGCAGAAAAATCAGCAAAAAACCAACTTATTATTAAACAAAAGCAGCTTAATAATGAATTAGCTTCAAATAGTTTAAAAAGAAAATGGTTAAAAAAGCAACTGCAAAAATCACCTTTATCAAAAAAAGACAAACAAAACAGGGCTTTTAACCTATTTGATCATGATAGTACCAAAACGATTACTGGTACCACGATTGATAGTCTTTGGCATTATACAAAAATGTTGAATGCTTCTGTGTTGGTTACCAACCCTAAAAATGGGGCCGTGATTAGTTGGGTTGGTGGAAATAATTTTAATACGCTTCCTTTTGACATGGTGTTATCGCATCGCCAAATAGCTTCTGCCTTTAAACCTTTTTTATATGTTACTGCTTTAGAAAACGGAATCTCACCTTGTAAATATCTCGAAAACGAAGAGAAAACATACGAGGAATTTGGAGATTGGAAGCCACAAAATGCAGATCATAAATCTACTCCTGATAATAAAGTTGCTTTATGGTACGCTTTAATTAAATCGATGAACATACCTAGTGTTAATCTTTATTTTAAATTAGAAAAAGAGTTACTAGCCAATTCATGTGAAAAACTAAAGTTCCCTAAAACACTAGACAATACTCCTTCGGTTGCTTTAGGAACGCTTGATTTATCGTTACTTGAAGCAACAAGAGCCTATGGTTCTTTTGCTAATAATGGTGAAATGAACGATTTGTATATGATACGTAAGATTACCGATAAAAAAGGTACTATTATTTATGAAAGTAAAGAACAAGAAGCTGAAAGAGTGTTTAAAGAGGAAACTACTAAAACACTTACTGCCATTTTACAGCAAGCGGTTGAACAAGGAACTGGCGCCAAAATAAGAAGCGTTTATAATATTAAAAGTCAATTAGCTAGTAAAACAGGTACCGCACAAAATTATACAGATGCTTGGTTTCTTGCCTATACTCCCAATATTGTTTTAGGTACTTGGGTTGGTACTTCTAAAAATTCGGTACATTTTAGTAGCGGAAAAGGTGCTGGATCATCATTAGCATTGCCTATTGTAGCGAATATTCTTAAAGAGATAGAAAAAGATGCAGAATTAAGAAAAAAATATTTAACTTCTTTTGACATTTCTGAAGAGATATATTCCTCTATTAAATGTACTCCTTATAGGGAAAAAGGAATTAAAGGTTTTTTTAAGAGACTTTTTAAAAAGAAGAAAAAAAAGAACTGA
- a CDS encoding Crp/Fnr family transcriptional regulator, producing MKHPLKQHIEEIIELTDKEFSFILSHFKTINKRKHQYLLQEGEIADKEYWIVKGCIKSYFFDEGGKEHILQFGMEHWWITDYESFVKQSKSKINIDCLEDSEVLYITFEDREKLTKEMHKMERFWAKKSKLGRIALQNRILSLLKNSSKERYELLLEQYPKLFQRVPKKLIASYLGVSRETLSRLNS from the coding sequence ATGAAACACCCTTTAAAACAACACATCGAAGAAATAATTGAACTAACTGACAAAGAATTTTCTTTTATTTTAAGTCATTTTAAAACAATTAACAAACGTAAACATCAGTACTTATTACAAGAAGGAGAAATTGCTGACAAAGAGTATTGGATAGTAAAAGGCTGTATAAAAAGTTATTTTTTTGATGAAGGAGGCAAAGAACATATTTTACAATTTGGAATGGAGCATTGGTGGATTACAGATTATGAGTCTTTTGTAAAACAATCAAAATCTAAAATTAATATAGATTGCTTGGAAGATTCTGAAGTTTTATACATAACATTCGAAGACAGAGAAAAACTTACTAAAGAAATGCACAAAATGGAACGCTTTTGGGCAAAGAAAAGTAAGCTTGGTAGAATAGCGCTTCAAAATAGAATCTTATCTTTATTAAAAAATTCTTCGAAAGAACGATATGAATTACTTCTCGAACAATATCCAAAACTTTTTCAAAGAGTGCCTAAAAAATTAATAGCTTCTTATCTAGGTGTTAGTCGAGAAACTCTAAGTCGATTAAATTCCTAA
- a CDS encoding DoxX family protein produces the protein MNILKKINKKETALLLQRVSIGGLILFHGIANLTTNYSFIKSLLSSIGIPEFIAYSVFIGEIIAPILIIIGWKTRLASFVLAFNMLIAILMAHSGDIFALNKFGGWAIELQGLYLFGAIVIYLSGAGKYALSNSTLINSK, from the coding sequence ATGAATATCTTAAAAAAAATTAATAAAAAAGAGACTGCGCTGCTATTACAAAGAGTCAGTATCGGCGGACTTATTCTATTTCACGGAATTGCAAATTTAACCACCAATTATTCATTCATTAAAAGCTTACTGAGTAGTATCGGAATTCCAGAATTTATTGCATACTCTGTTTTTATAGGAGAAATAATTGCTCCAATACTTATAATTATAGGTTGGAAAACAAGGTTAGCAAGTTTTGTTCTAGCTTTTAACATGTTAATCGCTATTTTAATGGCACATTCTGGAGATATTTTTGCTTTAAATAAGTTTGGAGGTTGGGCAATTGAACTACAAGGTCTATATCTATTTGGTGCCATTGTAATTTACTTATCAGGAGCTGGTAAATACGCTTTATCAAATAGTACATTAATAAACTCTAAGTAA